CACCCCAAACTCTTGCACCGGAAAAGCCAAGAGTTGAACCTAAAAAGTTTGTTAAAATTGGACGACCTGGTTACAGGGTGACCAAACAAAGAGATCCAGAATCAGGACAGCAAAGTCTCTTGTTTCAAGTTGATTATCCTGAGGTTGCAGACAATGTCATTCCTCGTCATAGATTCATGTCTGCTTATGAACAAAGAGTTGAACCGCCAGACCGCAAGtggcaatatttattatttgctgCAGAGCCCTATGAAACGATTGCTTTTAAGGTAATAAACACGCttaatattatctcttttattacagtctcttgtctctcttttttgttacaagttttataataataataatgttgtaATAACAGGTGCCAAGcagagaagtagaaaaagcaGAAGGAAAATTTTGGACTCATTGGAACAAAGATACCaaacaattctttttacaatttgcATTTAAGAACGAAAAGCCATCCGTTGGCAAAGTTCCGCCACCTCCAGTACCATTAATCCGACCTGGATTACCACCGATGGTACCTGTACCTCCTCCCCCTAGACCTCCAATGTTCAATCCAGTTCCACCTCCTCCTGCATTGTTGGCATCGGGAATGCAAATTCCACCTCCTCCGCCTCATATagcttaattttttaattaaaagaaataactttttaaataagtttttataaataaataatagtaataaaaaaaatgaacgcttaaaaggaaaataaattattttataattagattTCTTAGATTTTATTAAGAACATTATGTACACAGTCGAAGTGCGCGCATCGAGAATTCCCGCTGCCCTTCCCTCCACTCCCCACACCCACCCACCAAGTCACCTgaaataaatacacacatttttgttaaacatttttgaaataatattggaTCTTAATCAATCGTTAATAAACAAAAGTATATCAGTAAAGAACAATCTACATTATTTCAAGTGTTGTACGCACTCTTAAGTCCGCCCGTTcgtattatcatcataatatTGACTTATTCGAcaaaacaaacatatatagctcgtaataaatgaagaaaaaaaaaagaaaaaaaagaatatacgtacatataactTAAGCGGAAAGAATGCATGCACCACCGACTGCCTTGATCTTATCTTCTGCCAATTTACTGAAGAATTTAGCCTTTACGATAACAGGTTGTTTAGGCAGACGACCTTTTCCCAAGAGTTTGTAATATccctataaaaaaagaaaaaaaaaacaaaatctcgtaagaaagaaatctaaacaattcatgcatacatatatatatatatatatatatacgtatacgcatgtgtgtgtatgtaagaagagaaaaagaaaattatgagaCATACCGCTTTAACCAAATCGATAACAGGTGCCTTGTCTTGCGTCTGCTTATATTGCAATCTTCTATGTTCAGGTATTAATGTCCACAATTTGTCTAAATTCAGTGTTGGACACCATTTAGTGTTACGTCGTAAATGATAGTTTCTCATACCAAGCTATGGAAAAAGTAAACAATTATCCTATTGTTCTTAGATACTCTTaccaattattaatttctaaatattataaatttctcacCTTTCCAAAATAACCTGGATGATATTTGTCAAAGTTAATACGATGATGGTGTAGACCACCAGCGTTACCACGACCACCAGGATGTTTTCTATGTTTGCCTatgtataaaaacaattaattcatCGATTAACAATGTATCACAGTAAGATTTAAAATGATTCATAtctcataatatatttttcaaagaaaacaaCTAACCTATCCGTCCATGTCCATGACTGACATGACCACGCAGCTTCCTCGTCTTTTTCTTATGTGttgactaaaaaaaaatgtataaatatagatatctttatttaacatcgaataaattatcgaaaatgCATTACGAAGAAATTGATCGTTAGAAAGTCACATgggaagaagacaaaaaaaaaaattacaagttATTTACAATGTTGGTTGGCAAGgtaattatggaaaaaaaaaaaaaaagaaattattttaagttaagATGAACGTTAAAACATTCTcacaaaaaatcaattattattgaaagcaaataaatattgattagcTTACGGATGTTCAAACCATCTTCGGATTGTTTTCGAAAAACACAAACGTGAAATACTCACCATCTTGTCTACGATGCGAAGGAAGAAGCAGCGCAGAGAAACGTTAGAGTTTATACGATAGAAGTTCTACTCAATGGATAAAAAGATGGTGGGGGCTACGTGGGCTCCATCTAGCAACTAAAATATGAGCtatggaaaataaagaaaattgaaataatgataataataaaaaaaaaagaatcattaaatcgttcgcattctcataaataatttaaatgtatacaagaaatttttattctttcacaTAATCGACACTATCTGAATGACGCAAGTAGGATTAAATATAGATCGAATCTGATTGGTCGTAAGAATCTAAAACGAACGCCAATcggaaaaatttgaaatattatgagCACATtatgacaaatattttatttaatggtgaatgaaaatattttctcgtacaattaattatgttatttatatttatatataaatatatatatattattcatatcgtatataaaaagtatatatatttattaataaagaaaataaacaatttgtaaCATAGATTTTAGTAGCTACGTTCCTGTATGGacggtatatgtatatatatacttgtgtatatatatatatacacagccacacatacatatatatatagatatatatatatatagacaaagAGGTTAGCACATCGAATTTGTGTGATACTGACGAATcctgaaaaattttaaaaagcgaaatacaaagaaattgaaatggtaaatacgtagatatatagcATAGTAGAATCTAATatcgaaaaaacgataaagaattaTCTTATCGTCAGTTGTTATCTTTAAAACCAATTCCTCTTtcatacattaatatttccctttgtattttctcttttgtaagAATGTTATGAGTAAGTAAACTACGCAttactttgtttttgtttcataattcatgattattaaaatttcacaatttctattaatatattttctaacgtAGAATATACTACTCGttcgattgtaataataattatcgatgcAGTACTACACAACATTAAATAgatccatatatatatgtatatatatatatatatatatatatatatagatatacgtatataaatatattggtatatatacgatataggTTTGTAACTAATGCATGTCTATACGAAGTGTATGTTCGAACCAAAATTTACGGTTACGATACTAGAAGCTAGTACatggacagagagagagaaagagagagagagagagagagagagagtatcgatataaatatatcaaaacatTGTAGCCATTTAATTCGCTAATTCCAAAACGTGGACACAGGAGAATCGACGAAagtaaaatggaaatattaaaaaggaaagataaataggAGCACATAGCGTGCCCCGCTTGATGTAGACTTTCTGTAAATAAATGGATCACGTATATCAAAAGTAGTTCAACGTACAAAATATTCTCAACTttccatcgatcgatcgacgttGTAGCTGatattaaaagagatattataTGCCTCTACAATGTTatgaacgaacaaataatTGTTTCAACTCAGTTCTCGTAAATtctttagagagagagagagagagagagagagaaagagagaggagaaaaaaggaaaagaaagaaaagaaaaattatcacgTCAGAAAGATCTTTCTTCGTACGTTGTAGCTGCCTAgctgagaaaagagaaaagtaagaaaaataaaaaagggggaaaaaaaaaaaagaaaagaaaagaagaagaaaaagaaactagagaaggaaaggagagtAAAGagtaaagtaagaaagaaaggaaaagaaaatgaaagaatgagaatagatcgaaatagaaataaaaatagaatgagaaaaggggggaaaaaggaaggaatgtaaaaaaaaaaaaaggaaatggtagaaggaaaataagagaaacgtTATCATCGGGGAGTATCATCATCGGATAGCTAGAGAGCGGTACGTATTCCAACGTTGCAGGGTTCGCAGAGAGCGGGTGGTAGGTAGTAGCAACGTGGTCCCGTCTCACCGTACACCCCCCACCGCTTGGCGAAAACTTAAAAATGCCGCCGCAACGCAACCCGAATCGATATTCGCCGGTGCGCTCACGTGTCACGTTCTCGAGTCTGATTGACCAATCGGAGAAGGGCTCGGGCCAGGCTCGCTCCGCCTGTGTGCCACGGAGCACTAGGCACGACATCTGAGTTTGGGCAGGCGGAACGACAGTTCGCGGCTGGCAGCGCAACGGTTAACAGGTCTGGCGATGTGCCGATCTTTTCTTGATCCCACTACACGAGTGACCTCACGAAGGATTTTAACGTCCTAtacgtcattattatcaagttATCTTTTATCCGACGAACTGCCGTCAAAAAGAACGTCAACGTTTagattctccttcttctcattGTTTTCGccgttttcgtcgtcgtcgttgtcgtcgttgtcgtcgtctaCGTCTTCGTTCTCGTCGTTACCGTCGTCTACGtcttcgttctcgtcgtcgtcgtcgtcgtcgtcgtcgtcgtcgtcgtcgtcgtcgttgaaaaaatcattgatatcgagtaatcgaaagatcgaacgatcgaagacACCGTTACGCTCGTTATCCTCGTCACGTGCTGCTACTGCTATTACCGCCGTTCTCTCGGTGACGAAATActcgagaagagaaagaacaagagaggagaagaagagaaagaagaagaacgacaataacaacaactaATTGcagcaacaataacaacaacaacaacaacaacaacaacaacaacaataataatagtaataataataataataataataagaagaagaagaagaagaagaagaagaaagagtacgtgtaaatattctcttatccttcttgtaaaatattattttccatcGGGGCTGCGTGTACATTTGTAAAACGTTCGACGAGGGCAGTGCGTAAGCAGCACGTCGCCGTCACGGCGGCGGCACACAtcgagtgagtgagtgaaagaaatatatatatatatatatcatattatatatatatacgtatatatacatatatatatatatatataaagaatacactgagagaaaaagagaaagacagagaaaaagagagacgtaAGACACAAGTGTGCGTAGATTCGCGTCGTGCGTGCGAGAAGGCGGCCAGGCAGCCAGTGGTGAGAAGGAACGAGAGAGTAGAGGAAGTGATATCGTGGTATATAGAGagaggcgcgcgcgcgcgttctctctttccctctctctctctctctctctctctctctcttctcttccctctctctctctctttctctctcttgaacgaacgagcgagaaagagaaaaaagaaagagagaaaaagaagaacgacaGCAGCGGAAGCGAAAGAGCCTGCGAGGAGGAGGTtatagggagagaaagatagagatagagtgaggAGTGGTGCGGCGGAGGGGGCGCGGCACGGGGAGTGTCGAagggtggaagagagagagagagagagagagagagaaagagagagagagagagagatagagatagagaaaaagagagagagagagagagagagatagagtgagaaagagaaaaagaggagggcCAGCAGaatgttagagagagagagaggaagagaacggTCGGGACAGAGCGAGCGTTGAGCGACGGTGGTGGtagtggaggaggagaaggaggaggaggaggaggggtggaggagaaagaggtggtaggagtagtagtagtgtggtggtggtggtggaatAGTAGTAACGGAGTAGTAGTGTAGttgtggaggaggaggaggaggaaaaagaggtaGTAGGcgcagaaaaaaaggaaaaaaaagagagagagagagagagaggaagaaagaaagaaagaaagagagaaagagggatagagaacACGACAGAGTTTTACATGTGCGAGCAAGTACGAGAGAATGGTGTCGAACTGTGATCGTCGTCGAACTCTGATACTCTTTGGATTTTAAAGCGGACCCGTGGCaagcaaagaaagagatagaaaggcagagagagagagagagagagagagagagagactgcaTCAAGTTTTTAATCATGCTTCCGTGATAACGACACATTCCAACAAGAATTACATATCGCGCGCGCGTCCTTAAGTCGTTCTCCAGTCGTTCTCCTAACGGCAGGAATAAGAAGGAAGCAGGACAGGAGTAGGAGGACCATCATCGGCATCGGCAGGACTCGAACGTATTTGACGGGAGAAAAGGCGTTATGCCGGCGCTGGTGCGTTACCACTGAACTCTACTTAGCACGGTGGGGCCGCGCGTGTGCGTCGTAAgtgcgtgcgcgtgtgtgtcGCGGCATATATGTACGGCGGCGAAGGAAGTACgcagatatatgtatacgcgtAGAGAAGATCGGTGGAGGAGCGAGGCGctggaaggagagaaaagaaagagaggaggtgGTGTGGGAGGCGGAGGAGGTGGGGGAGGTGGCCtggtaggaggaggaggaggaggaggagtgggCGGGGGAGGGGTGGTAGGAGAGCTGGCCGTGTCGGCGGCAGTGGCGACGACGGGGCTGGCGGGGGAGGCAGAAGccgaggaagaggaggaggaggaggagaaggaggaggaggtggagcgAAAGAAAGTTCGCTCGGAGGAAGCGCGTAGCGCGATTGGCAAGATGGAGGAAAGTCAGCTGTTGATGACGGAACTTCCGGCATTAACGCCGAGCCGCGGCACGACGCTGTTGCATCGTCCCGGTCACTTTTATCATTTGCATCAGCCGCACTTGGCGATACCGAGCGCTCAGAGCCAAACGAGCCAGGCGATACTCCATAACTCGTCGAGCGCGCCGCATTACAATAGCGGGGCGACCAGTTTGCCGGCGTACGTTCAAGGTATATCCTCGAGACAGCTGCCTCACGTACCGCGTAACGTCGCCTCGGCCAGCACGCATATATCCTCCCTCTATCCGGAGATATTGGCGTTGATCTTTAGTTACTTGGATGTTAGGGACAAGGGTAGGGCGGCACAGGTGTGCACCGCATGGAGAGACGCCGCTTATTACCGATCGGTCTGGCGAGGGGTCGAGGCTAGGTTACACCTGAGGAAACAGGCACCGGCGTTGTTCGCCAGCCTTGTAAGGAGAGGAGTTAAAAAGGTACAAGTGTTGTCCTTGAGGAGAGGCCTCAGCGACGTATTGAAGGGCGTACCAAATCTCGAGGCGCTCAATCTATCCGGTTGTTACAACATCACCGATTCCGGCCTGACCAATGCCTTCTGCCAAGAATATCCGGCATTGACCGAACTCAATCTTTCCCTCTGCAAGCAGGTGACCGACGCGTCCCTCGGCAGGATAGCCCAATACCTTAAGAATCTCGAACACTTGGAGCTCGGCGGTTGTTGCAACATAACCAATACCGGTCTGCTCCTGATCGCGTGGGGTCTTAAGAGATTGAGAAGGCTAGATTTGCGAAGCTGCTGGCACGTGTCCGATCAAGGTATCGCCCATTTGGCCGGACTCAATAGGGAAACGGCCGACGGGAATCTCGCGTTGGAACACCTAAGTCTCCAGGATTGTCAGAGGCTCAGCGACGAGGCGCTCAGGCACGTATCGATCGGCTTGACCACCCTCAAGTCGATAAATCTCTCCTTTTGCGTCTGCATCACCGATTCCGGGGTGAAGCATCTAGCGAGAATGTCGAGCCTACGTGAACTCAATCTTAGATCCTGCGACAACATCTCGGACATCGGTATGGCCTATCTCGCCGAAGGTGGAAGTAGGATATCGTCCTTGGACGTATCGTTTTGCGACAAAATCGGCGATCAAGCACTCGTACATATTTCCCAGGGTCTCTTCAATCTAAAATCCCTATCGTTATCCGCTTGTCAGATTAGCGACGAGGGTATATGCAAGATCGCGAAGACTCTACACGACCTAGAGACTTTGAATATCGGTCAGTGTAGTAGGTTGACGGACAAGGGACTTCATACCATCGCCGAGAGCATGAAGCACCTTAAGTGCATCGATCTCTACGGATGCACGAGGATAACGACCAATGGCCTGGAGAGGATTATGAAACTACCGCAGCTGAGTACCTTGAATCTTGGTCTCTGGCACGTGCGGTGATGGCTTTCCATTAACACATTGCCGCCCAGTAAATTACCAATACGCGATTTACCGGCCGAATCTTGCCTACgagacgatgacgacgacgaagacgatcgCGATGACACGTAGTATTCGTCCTCCTTAAcactttatattaataactacACCATGCGTATTCTATATGATCGATGATCGCGATCATATTCCAAATTCGACGATCATTGAGAATATTGGAAGCTCCGAATTACcgtttgtctttctctttcccattttcttcattatctatctctatctctttctttctccctctatcGGACGGCAATGTGTTGAGAACGTTCGAGATCCGTGGAACTCGCGGTGCTGCTTGGCCTGGTTCTTTACCTATATAAATCTGACGGAGGACGGAAAAGTCGTCGACACGATGCACAACAACGCGACAACGGCAACGACCATCATCCCCGATTTGCCGGATCTCGAACGCGTTAGGCGAGTcgtctctccctcccttccttcccccccatctctatctctctctctctctctctttcgcgttataataataacacctTTACCGTTTACTACGACTTCCTTTAAACACGACCTAGACTTTCTTCCTATGGAAATAACCAGACAAATTTCTTGGGTTGCGCGGCTTCCGAACGAAAAACCaatgaaacgaacgaacgaacgaacgaacgaaaagagatCGTCTCGATCTTTCCTACCTGCTTGtagatcttttctttatatatatatatatatatatttcttttttcttttcttttcctttcttttcttttcttttcctttcctttcttttcttctcttttttcttttttccttctttgttcctttcctttcctttcattttctttttattcttttttcttttttctttttctttctctcttttgcttccGCCGATCCTCCTTGCCAAACTTCGATAAGCTcccttgaaaaagaaaaagaagaagaagaagaagaagaagaataagaagaagaagaagaagaagaagaagaaacctattatcgatcgatcgccaTCACCGTACATCGCACGAATATACGTAACTAGatttgaatctttttctttttcctttttttttgtttcttcttttttttttttttttttttttttttttttttttttttctcctcatacttgtgcgtatgtatatatatatatattttttttcctacatattgtttttcgtttccactttttctttttcctcttacctttattctttcatttttcattttttttttcttcctctttttttgtttatttttgtttgtttgtttctccttttttccgttttttttttcttcttcctttttctttttttctttcttttttttcttttttctttttttttttttttttttttttttttttttttttataccattGATTCggcaataattttcattcgtcgATACCGCCAATAAATTCGACCTCTCGGTCTTTTTCGGCCGATTGGTGGAGGTTTGTTGCgtggtagagagagagagagagagagagagagagagagagagagagagagagagagagagagagagagagagagagagagagagagggagagggagagggagagggcgGGGGAACAAAAATCCGAGCACGTTAGGTTTTGCGTactttcacatatatatatatatatatatatatatatatatatatatatatatatatatatatatatgggtgtgtatttttttatttgttacctttttctcctcttttttccctctttcgtaactcgatcgttaaaaaaaacacacggaaacgcgcgcgcgtatacatacacacacgcgcgcgcacacatacattggtgcaaaataaaaaaaaaggaagctcTACGCAACGCAGTAATGGTAATCTGTCTTATAAAATTGCggagctttttttcttttttagttgtTGTTCTGTTGTCGttggtttcttcttttttttttttcttttctttttttttttttttttttttttttcctttcttttctttctattttgccCTCGAACGATTGACGAACGAGTCGCGAAACGGAGCcgagtgaaaaaaaagtacaCAGGCATTCggtaaaatattgaatacaGCGGgaaacacacgcacatacgtgtgtatgtgtgtgaattGCATT
This portion of the Vespa velutina chromosome 4, iVesVel2.1, whole genome shotgun sequence genome encodes:
- the LOC124948795 gene encoding 60S ribosomal protein L27a yields the protein MSTHKKKTRKLRGHVSHGHGRIGKHRKHPGGRGNAGGLHHHRINFDKYHPGYFGKLGMRNYHLRRNTKWCPTLNLDKLWTLIPEHRRLQYKQTQDKAPVIDLVKAGYYKLLGKGRLPKQPVIVKAKFFSKLAEDKIKAVGGACILSA
- the LOC124948791 gene encoding F-box/LRR-repeat protein 14-like produces the protein MEESQLLMTELPALTPSRGTTLLHRPGHFYHLHQPHLAIPSAQSQTSQAILHNSSSAPHYNSGATSLPAYVQGISSRQLPHVPRNVASASTHISSLYPEILALIFSYLDVRDKGRAAQVCTAWRDAAYYRSVWRGVEARLHLRKQAPALFASLVRRGVKKVQVLSLRRGLSDVLKGVPNLEALNLSGCYNITDSGLTNAFCQEYPALTELNLSLCKQVTDASLGRIAQYLKNLEHLELGGCCNITNTGLLLIAWGLKRLRRLDLRSCWHVSDQGIAHLAGLNRETADGNLALEHLSLQDCQRLSDEALRHVSIGLTTLKSINLSFCVCITDSGVKHLARMSSLRELNLRSCDNISDIGMAYLAEGGSRISSLDVSFCDKIGDQALVHISQGLFNLKSLSLSACQISDEGICKIAKTLHDLETLNIGQCSRLTDKGLHTIAESMKHLKCIDLYGCTRITTNGLERIMKLPQLSTLNLGLWHVR
- the LOC124948794 gene encoding splicing factor 3A subunit 2; the protein is MDFQNRPGGKTGGGGVASWSESNRDRRERLRQLALETIDLNKDPYFMKNHLGSYECKLCLTLHNNEGSYLAHTQGKKHQANLARRAAKEAKEAPQTLAPEKPRVEPKKFVKIGRPGYRVTKQRDPESGQQSLLFQVDYPEVADNVIPRHRFMSAYEQRVEPPDRKWQYLLFAAEPYETIAFKVPSREVEKAEGKFWTHWNKDTKQFFLQFAFKNEKPSVGKVPPPPVPLIRPGLPPMVPVPPPPRPPMFNPVPPPPALLASGMQIPPPPPHIA